A genomic segment from Garra rufa chromosome 5, GarRuf1.0, whole genome shotgun sequence encodes:
- the lztr1 gene encoding leucine-zipper-like transcriptional regulator 1, with translation MSWFPGTMSCKSKVAPSVDFDHSCSDSVEYLTLNFGPFETVHRWRRLPPCDEFVGARRSKHTVVAYRDAIYVFGGDNGKNMLNDLLRFDVKDCSWCRAFTTGTPPAPRYHHSAVVYGSSMFVFGGYTGDIYSNSNLKNKNDLFEYKFATGQWTEWKVEGRLVARSAHGATVYNDKLWIFAGYDGNARLNDMWTIGLQDREQAYWEEIEQSGEIPPSCCNFPVAVCRDKMFVFSGQSGAKITNNLFQFEFKGHIWTRIPTEHLLRGSPPPPQRRYGHTMVAFDRHLYVFGGAADNTLPNELHCYDVDSQTWEVIQPSTDSEMPSGRLFHAAAVIHDAMYIFGGTVDNNVRSGEMYRFQFSCYPKCTLHEDYGKLWENRQFCDVEFILGEREEKVLGHIAIVTARCKWLRKKILQARDRQKQKSKLECNEESEEPGSGSQKDSSGKSSRSPPLLEVSIREADAQPFEVLMQFLYTDKIQYPRRGHVQDVLLIMDVYKLALSFKLSRLEQLCVQYIEASVDLQNVLSVCENANKLQLDQLKEHCLNFVVKESHFNQVIMTKEFEHLSTPLIVEIVRRKQQPPPRVYSDQPVDIGTSLVQDMKACLEGAGHEFCDIILLLDGHPRPAHKAILAARSSYFEAMFRSFMPEDGQVNISIGEMVPSTQAFESMLRYIYYGDVNMPPEDSLYLFAAPYYYGFSNNRLQAYCKQNLEMNVTVENVLQILEAADKTQALDMKKHCLHIIVHQFTKVSKLPNLRSLSQPLLLDIIDSLASHISDKQCTEMSSDI, from the exons ATGTCATGGTTTCCTGGAACCATGTCTTGTAAATCCAAAGTTGCTCCCAGTGTTGATTTTGACCACAGCTGCTCTGACAGTGTTGAGTATTTGACACTCAACTTCGGGCCTTTTGAGACTGTCCACCGCTGGAGGAGGCTACCACCATGTGATGAGTTTGTGGGTGCAAG GCGTAGCAAACACACTGTTGTGGCATACAGAGATGCCATCTATGTCTTTGGAGGAGACAATGG CAAGAACATGCTTAATGACCTGTTGCGGTTTGACGTGAAGGATTGCTCATGGTGTCG GGCGTTTACTACTGGCACCCCACCAGCACCAAGATATCACCACTCTGCTGTTGTGTATGGAAGCAGCATGTTTGTATTTG GTGGCTATACTGGAGACATCTATTCAAACTctaatttgaaaaacaaaaatgatctTTTTGAGTACAAATTTGCCACTGGACAGTGGACAGAATGGAAGGTGGAGGGACG TCTGGTTGCCAGATCAGCTCATGGAGCTACGGTCTATAACGACAAACTCTGGATTTTTGCTGGATATGATGGAAATGCCAG GCTAAATGACATGTGGACCATCGGTCTGCAAGATCGTGAGCAGGCATACTGGGAAGAG aTTGAACAAAGTGGTGAAATCCCACCTTCCTGTTGTAACTTCCCAGTAGCCGTATGTCGGGATAAGATGTTTGTCTTCTCCGGCCAAAGTGGAGCCAAGATCACCAACAACCTCTTTCAGTTTGAATTCAAAGGCCACAT ATGGACCCGTATCCCAACTGAACACTTACTGCGTGGCTCGCCTCCGCCCCCTCAGAGACGCTATGGACACACCATGGTGGCATTTGACCGTCACCTGTATGTGTTTGGAGGGGCAGCAGACAACACTCTACCCAATGAACTGCACTGCTATGATGTGGACTCACAGACCTGGGAGGTCATCCAGCCCAGCACAGACAGTGAG ATGCCAAGTGGGAGGCTGTTCCATGCAGCGGCTGTTATCCATGATGCCATGTACATCTTTGGAGGGACTGTGGACAATAATGTGCGCAGTGGAGAAATGTACAGATTTCAG TTTTCCTGCTATCCAAAGTGCACACTTCATGAGGACTATGGCAAACTGTGGGAAAACCGTCAGTTCTGTGATGTAGAGTTTATCTTGGGCGAG AGGGAGGAGAAAGTCCTGGGTCATATTGCTATAGTAACAGCTCGCTGcaagtggctccgtaagaagatTCTACAGGCGAGGGATCGACAGAAACAG aagagTAAACTGGAATGCAATGAGGAGAGTGAGGAGCCTGGCTCAGGCAGTCAGAAGGACAGCTCTGGAAAGTCCTCAAGGAGTCCTCCTTTATTGGAAGTGTCAATCAGAGAGGCAGACGCACAACCATTTGAGGTTTTGATGCAGTTTCTGTACACAGACAAGATACAGTACCCACGTAGAG GTCATGTCCAGGATGTGCTGTTGATCATGGATGTTTATAAACTTGCTCTGAGTTTCAAACTGTCCAGACTGGAGCAGCTCTGTGTTCAGTACATTGAGGCATCGGTTGATCTGCAGAACGTTCTGAGCGTGTGTGAAAACGCAAACAAACTTCAGCTGGACCAGCTCAAG GAACACTGCTTGAACTTTGTGGTAAAGGAGAGTCACTTCAACCAGGTGATCATGACCAAAGAGTTTGAGCACCTGTCCACTCCGCTGATTGTGGAGATAGTGAGACGCAAACAGCAGCCTCCTCCCCGAGTCTATTCGGATCAGCCCGTGGACATAG GCACATCTCTGGTGCAGGACATGAAGGCTTGTCTGGAGGGGGCGGGCCATGAGTTCTGTGACATCATCCTTTTGCTAGATGGTCATCCGCGCCCTGCGCATAAAGCCATACTTGCTGCTCGCTCCAG TTATTTTGAGGCCATGTTCCGCTCCTTCATGCCAGAGGATGGACAGGTAAATATTTCAATCGGTGAGATGGTTCCTAGTACACAGGCCTTTGAGTCCATGCTGCGCTACATTTATTATGGGGACGTCAACATGCCTCCAGAGGACTCGCT ATATCTATTTGCAGCACCTTATTACTATGGTTTCTCCAACAACAGATTACAGGCCTACTGCAAGCAAAATCTGGAGATGAACGTTACTGTAGAGAATGTCTTACAG ATCTTGGAAGCAGCTGATAAGACTCAAGCTCTGGACATGAAGAAACACTGCCTGCATATTATAGTCCATCAGTTCACCAAG GTGTCCAAGCTCCCCAACCTGCGATCGCTCAGCCAACCACTGCTGTTGGACATCATTGACTCGCTGGCATCCCACATATCAGACAAACAGTGCACTGAGATGAGCTCTGATATATAG
- the cldn26 gene encoding putative claudin-24: MVLFTTKFVQRASLFVSFGGLVTTFITTFLPLWKTMNSDLNEMENWYEGLWHMCIYTEEVGIHCKAFESFLALPLDTLASRVLMCISIATGFLGVAATFFGLQGVDIGAGRESMKRMLLILGGVFILVSGITTLAPVSLMAYIMVVKFWDENLPDVMPRWEYGEAMFSAWFAGLLLVVGGAFVFVAVCMGDHEAKLQSKILARNPEQRPRTQHYRKTEII, translated from the coding sequence ATGGTGCTGTTCACCACTAAGTTTGTCCAGAGAGCTTCGCTCTTTGTGTCCTTCGGAGGTTTAGTCACAACCTTTATAACCACCTTCCTGCCACTATGGAAGACGATGAACTCGGatctgaatgagatggagaactggTATGAGGGACTCTGGCACATGTGTATCTACACGGAGGAAGTTGGCATTCACTGCAAAGCCTTTGAGTCTTTTTTAGCCCTTCCACTAGACACTTTAGCTTCTCGGGTTCTCATGTGCATTTCCATCGCGACGGGATTCCTCGGTGTGGCGGCTACTTTTTTCGGACTCCAAGGTGTTGACATTGGCGCCGGGCGGGAGAGCATGAAGAGGATGCTTCTCATCCTCGGTGGAGTGTTTATCCTCGTCTCGGGGATCACAACCCTCGCACCTGTTTCGCTAATGGCGTACATAATGGTAGTAAAGTTCTGGGATGAGAATCTTCCCGATGTGATGCCCAGATGGGAGTATGGAGAGGCCATGTTTTCTGCATGGTTTGCCGGACTTCTTTTAGTTGTTGGAGGGGCTTTTGTATTTGTTGCCGTCTGCATGGGCGATCACGAAGCAAAGCTGCAAAGCAAAATCCTCGCTCGGAATCCAGAGCAACGCCCGAGAACTCAGCATTATCGAAAAACGGAAATCATATAG